In Candidatus Hydrogenedentota bacterium, the sequence GCCGCAGGACACCCCGGCTCTGAACAGTACCTTTACCTTGCGGACCACCTATTCCTACTCGCGGTGCAGCAGCGAGCACGGAAGCCATGAACGGGTGATCGGCGATCGCGCATCCGCGCTTTTGCGGCCCGAGGGGGACAGTTTTTTCCAGATGGAAACGATGTCGGGATCCCCTACAGAGCTCCTGCGGGAACACCGGGATTTGCTCTCGTCCACGCTTGCCAAACGCCTGGCGGAAATGACGGAGTCCGAGCGGGAGAATTTTGTTCGGACCCATGGGGCGACGTACGACCTTCCGGGATACACGAGAGGCCCACGAACGACGGCCCCTATTCTTGCCGAAGGTTCCGAAGAGACGGTCGAGATGATTCAGTTAAGGTCCTTCGCCGAATGCATCCGAAAGGGCGAAACGCCACGCGCCAATGTCATGGTTGGCCTGGCGGCGGTCGTCGCGGGCGAACATGCCCAGCGGTCACTTGCCTCGGAAGGCCCTGTGGAAATCGATCCCGCATTGATGGCGTTTGACTTTGAAGTTCCATCAATCACCGGATTTGACGAGAATGTCACGCCAATTCCGGGCGCCATGGAGGTTCTTTGAGAGCGCGAGCCAGCTCGAAAGGGAAGATGGGAAGCGTGCCCTATCTGCCAACACGGGTTTTCAATCGTTATATGGATAGAAGCGCGAGTCTCGGGAAGCCCGTGACGCGCGATGCCTGGAATCGCACGGTGTTGTTGCAACCACCACTGGACCGGCGGCTCAGCCATGGTAGACAGGCGCTCCGGGACGAAGCGTTTCGTATACACGAGGATTGGTTCCTGGCTGCCGAAGGTGCGGGAACTATATGGCCTTGTCATGGTATAAAGCCTTGGGCGGGCGCGCATTCCCAGCGGCATTCACCTTCGATATGTTCCAAAAAAGCGCGAATATCGGGATTGCGGTGGAGGATGCGCGTGACCAGTTGCCCCCGTCACAGGAATTGGACAGTGCCGCCGATACGCTCGTATAATACGATAGAGAGCACGAAAGTGACAGCGTGCCTTCGGGTTTTCGCGGGTGCTTGGGCTGTGTCCGGGCGCCCTGCGGGAAACGAAAGCCAGGAATATATACATCAAGCGGCCGAGGCGCTTCGCACCGGTCCGCCCGCCGGAGAGCCGCCGCGTTGGCGGGGCGTGCGGGCAAACCAGAACACCCGCAGGCGAAAAGCGCGCCTGCGCCAAAAGGAGACATCATGAACGAAGTTACTCGGCGTAATTTCATGAAGGCGGCGGGCGCGACCGCGGGCTTCGCGATCGCGACGGGGTACAACCCGCTTTCCTACGGCCAGACCGATAAGGTGCGCGTTGGCTGCATCGGCACGGGTGGCCAGGGCAACTTCCACCTGCAGGACGGCATCTGGGGTACGGACGACATTGAAGTCGTGGCGGTGTGCGACGTATACGAGCCGCACCAGCGGGGCGGCGTGCTGAACGGCTGGATTGCCAACGCCCAGATAGTGATCGAGGGTGGGCGTCCGACGGCCGAGCAGCGGGAGACGCTTAAGGGCTTCAAGAGGCCAACCCCCTACTACGACTACAAGGAGATGATCGAGAAGGAAAACCTCGACGCTGTAATCATCTCCACGGGGCTCGCGGAGCACTACGAGCCGACGATGTACGCGCTGGATCAGGGGCTGTACGTCTTCTGCGAGAAGACGATGTGCTTCGACATCGAAGAAGGCCGGAACGTCGTCAAGAAGGCCCACGAGAAGGGTAAGTGGGTGCAGGTTGGCCACCAGCGCCGCTACAACCCGAACTACAACCTCGCGATGAAGCGCTTCCTGGAGGAAGGCTGGCTCGGGCGCGTGAACCACATGGAAATGCAGTGGCACCGGAACAACGCCGGCCGCCGCGTGGTGGACAACAGCTACGAGTTCAACGAAATGGAGAAGAAGTTCATCAAGACGGACCTCGAGCGGCACCTGAACTGGCGCCTGTACGAGGATCTGTCGGGCGGCCTTTCGACCGAACTCCTCACGCACTCGGTGGACATCGCCAACTGGTTCTGCGGCTGCGTGCCGAACAAGGTGTACGCCTCCGGCGGCATCGACTACTGGCGCGACGGACGGACCTGCGCGGACAACATCTCCGTGCTCTACGACTACAACATCAGCCGCAGCCGGGGCACCTTCGTCTCGATCGACGGCCGGAACGAATACCAGAACGTCTTCGAGATCAACAAGCCCTACACCGTGCGCTGCTTCTACTCCTGCATCCTGGCGAACGCCAAGAAGGGCGCGTCGGAGATGATCATGGGCGACAAGGGCGCGATCGAGATGACCGAGGATCGCGGCTGCTGGTTCACCCAGGAGCCCTGGGCGAAGCCGCTCACGGAAGAGCAGAAAGAGGAGATTCGCCAGCGCCTGGAGGCCTTCAACGAGGCGACGAAAGACATGAGCGCGCAGGAGAAGGAGGCCTACAAACTGACCAACGCAATTACCCGCCTGGAAAGCAACGAAGGCAACGCCGGCGAGCTCTTCGCGGCCGAAGGCTCGGAGACGACGGCGGACGTGCACCAGTTCCGCGCGTTCACGCACCACATCAAGAACGGCGGGCGCCCGCGCACAAACGAGATGGTCGGCCTGGGCTCGACCATTGTCTCCATGGCCGCCGTCAAGGCCATCCGCGACGGGGTCACGGTCGATATCGATCCGGCCTGGTTCGAATTCGACTTCGACGAGCCCTCCGCCATCGAATACGATACGGATGCGAAGCCCATCCAGGTCACCCAGGCCTGACAAGCAATTCCCGGCGTCGCCGGGCTGTGCATCGAAACAGCCCGGCGGCGTAACCTGGGACTCGGGTTCCCGCAGCTCCCAACACGCCGCCCGGCGCGGCGTCCCCCGGCGCCCGCCGCGGACCACCAAACTTTACGGGCGCATCCCAACCAGCGCCCTGGAACGGAGAAGAACCATGAAAGCCATCCAGATACTCACCGCCCTGGCGCTTGTCGCCGCAATCACCGTCCTGCCGGGCTGCGAAAACAAGCCCGCGGACGATATCCCGCGCGCCGTAACGAATACGGAAGCGCCCGCGGAAGCGCCCGCCGAAGCGCCGGCGGAAGCTCCCATGGAAGCCGCGCCTGCCGAAGCGCCTGCCGAAGCCGCGCCCGCTCCCGAAGCAGCCGCACCGGCGGGTGAACCGGTCACCTTCGCCATCGTTCCGAACGATGAAAACGTCATCGGGTTCACCGGCTACAAGGTCACCGGCAAACAGCAGGGCGGCTGGGCCGAGTACGACGGCTCCGTGACCTTGGCGACCGGCGCGATCGAATCCGCCGCCATCAATATCACGATTGAGATGCAGAGCCTGTTTTCCGGCTCCACCATGTTGACCGACACCCTGCTGACCGAGTCCTGGTTCAACGCAAAGGAATTTCCCCAGGCCTCCTTTACCTCCAGCAAGGTCGAGAAGGCCGGCGACGCCTACAACGTCAGCGGCGACCTCACCCTGCGCGGCGTCACCAAGAACATCACCTTCCCGGCCCAGATCAGCGTCGACGGAGACACGCTCTCCACGCAGGCGAAGTTCGCCGTGAACCGCAGCGACTGGGGCATCAAAGACACCGGTTTCGCCGGTGACCTCGTCGAAGACGAAGTCGTAATCGAGTTCAGCGTCGTCGCCAACAAGGCGTAACCCGATTGACTCGCGCGGCGCAGTTTTGCTACACTGCGTATCCCGCCGGGGAAGCCCCGCCGGGCCATTAAGAACGGGCGGTTAGCTCAGATGGTTAGAGCGCCACGTTGACATCGTGGAGGCCACAGGTTCGATTCCTGTATCGCCCACCATTTATGAATTCCCGCACCGGGAAGCTTCGGCTTCCCGGTGTTTTTTTTTGGTGGCGGGCGCGGCGCCTGGGGCCTTCCGTGGCCGGATGAGTCTGCCTTGGGGTATGAACCCAATCCAGCTGCGGAAGCGCCGACCATTGGGAGCGCGGGCGGCCCGCCCGCATTGCGTGCGCAAGGGTATGGGGGGCGTTTACCCAAGGTTCTTATCGAAAACGTCAGCGGCGCGTTTTCGATCTCCATCCGCCTGCGGCGGACTACGGTCGGCCGCCCCTCCCGCGCTATCCACCCTAGCACGCTTTCAAGTCCCGGCCTTCTTCGCGGTGATTGGCGTCCATTCGCGGTTTCCCTCTTCTGGCGGCATCGCGGAGTCAGTTCGCCGCAAACAACCGCACGGGCATGCGCCCAGCGAGACCGTGGTGCGTTTCCATGGATAACGTGCCTTCCAGGCTATACTGAGGCCCGGGGGTAGGAAGCCGGGAGATCCGTGCCTCGGTGGATTCGCCGGGGGCCAGATCCGGGAGCTGTGGGCAGTCAACAGCAAAGCCGGAGACGGACAGGTCCAATACAAGGTTCCGTAACGTGAAGGGGCGGCGGTTGCGAATCTCGACTATGATCGCGCCGTCGCTGTCCCGACCGGTCACGTGGAGTTCGGCGTCGTCAAAGGCGCGGTGGAAGGCGTCGTTGGTGATGCGGTGGGTGTTGTAGCCGTTGTCGAAGACGCCGGGGTGGCGGTCGGAGTCGGGCATCATGTAGAAGAAGCCGCCGGCCATGCCCGCCTCCTCCACGCCCCAAGTGAAGAGATCCTCCATGGCTTCGACGCCGGTGGTGGGGATGGCGCCGTGGTAGGAGTTGTACTCGGTGTAGATCATGGGGAGGCCGTGTTCCCGGGCGATGGCGGCGCTGCGCGCGATGAGCGGCTGGCGGTCGGCGGCGCGCTGCGTTTCGGCGAAGTAGTAGTTTACGCCCATGACATCCTGCCCCTGCCAGAGGTCCTGGCCGTAGAGGTTCGCGTAGTGCACCGGGCGCGCGTAGGGGTCGTGGAGCCGGTAGAGCGGATGCTGCGCCAGGAGAAAAGGAATGTTGTCGCCGGTGATCTCGTTGCAGGCGTTCCAGAGGAGCGCGCCGGCGGCGTCCCGGTAGCGCGCGATGAACAGGCGGGTGAGGGCGCGGGCCGTGCCGAGCCGTGGCCCATCCTGGCGCGTGAAGATTTCCTCCGTGGAGGCGACGCTGAACGGCGCAAGTAGGCTGTAGGTCAACCCGATTTCCTCGGCGAGATCCACCTGCCATCGCGGCGGGTAGTCGCCGCGGAGGGCGTTGAAGCCGAGATCCTTGAGGATCCGCATCATGAGGCGCGTGCGCGCGGGGCTGTGCGGGTCCATGGCGTGCACATTGACGCCCTTGACGATAAACGGCTCGCCGTTCACGAGGAGCTGGCCGTCGCGGGTTTCCACCACCGTGGCCACAATGCGTTGATGCCAAACCGTGTCACGGCTGGTTGCGGTGATGTCGTAATTGCCGAAATGAGGAGGAAGGGGAAGCTCCACGGTGGCGTCGCTTCCAATGATTCCAGGCACAGCAAACAGGGTGCGCCCACGGGCCTCAATGGTGATGTCGAGCGGCGGCGCGCCGGGGACCGGGGTGAAATGGAGCAACGTGACAGGGCGCCCCTCCCGGGTGCGGACGGTGTTCTCCCGTACGACGGAGAAGGCCGGCGGTGTTTCATCGCGCTGGCGGGCCTCCGTAAGCAGTGCGGATCCCTCCCAGATCTGAACTTCGGTGGTGACGCCGTGGTAATGGAGCGGCGCCTGCACGGACACCGTAGCGCGGGCGCCTTCGGGCAGTTTGATCGGTCGCAACGCCTCGAAGACGGGCGCTCCGGAGGGCGCGATCAGCCGGAGTCGGGCGATCAATTCGCGATTCTGGCCGTGATTTGCGATTTCCGCCGCGATGGTCTTCGATTCCCGGGAGACGGAGACGGAAACGATTTCGATGGGCGCGCTGGAAACGTAGAAGCGGCCGGCGGCGTAGCCGTGGCCAATGCGATCCGGTTGGGGTCCCGGATCGTTTTCGAGCAGGACGAAGGCGCCGGATTGCGGGTCGCGCACGGACACGATCAGGTCGTGGGGCTCGTCCAGCACGGTGGGCTGCGCGACCTTTTTCACGGCGTCGTCGCGCGGGATCGTCAATTGCGCTTCCTGCCAGTAGACCGTGTCCGGGCGCCATTGGCTGGTGGGTGGATCGGGGGTGATCTCCGCAGTGGCGACGGTTCGGACGCCAAGAGGATCCCGCAGCGCCACGCCGATGGTGTAGTGCGCGTCGGGTGCGCCGCCGACCACTTCGAAGGGAATGCGTACGGTATAGGACTGGCCCATGACGAAGCTTGCCGCGTTGCATTCGGGCGGGCCGAAGCGGAGGCGCGCCTCGGTGCGGAAGTGGTCGGTCTTGTTTTGCCCGGCTTCATCCGCCGCCGGGGGAAGCGGGGCCGTCGGAACGGCCTCCCAGTCAATGGTGGCGCCCGAAGCGCGCAGGAATGCGCCCGCGATGCCGTGGAGCTCGGCCAGGGTCTCGTCCACGTAGCGCAGCGCGGCTCCCGCGCCGTCGCGCTTGCCGGCTTCATATAGGCCCGTAGCGAATTCAAGCAGGTCCCGGGCTACCTGTCGGGTTTCGATCGCGGCGCGGTCGAGACCATGGGCGTTGTCCAGAGCATCCAGCAGCGCCGCGCGCGCCCGCAACGTGGCGAGGAGTTCGTTTTCCGTCTCCACGCGAATTGATCGCGACACGGGCGCGTCGATATCACCGGTACGGACCTGAACGCGATAGGCGCCCTGAGGGAGCGGCGCATCGAGGGGGATCGCCATGGAGCCAGGAGGCGGAACGGCGCCGGGAGGCGTGAGCGCCAGCGAGAAGCGCCCGGGTCCCGCGGGTAACGCCAGATCGAGCGATCCCGAAGTGACAGGCGAGCCATCGTCGCGTTCGACGGTTACAGTGAACGATGTGGTCCGCGCGTCATCGCGCAGGGAATACAACGTGAGCGGCACAGCCTCACCGCTGGCGACCGTCGCGCGCGGCAGGTGCGGGTAATTCGGCGGCGCGGTTACGGTGATGTCGTCCGGCGCGGCGGCGTACCAGGCCAGATCGATCGCGCCGGAGTTGATGCGAATGCCGAACCGGTCCCCGGGCAGCGGGTGGTTCAATTCCAGCGTCCACCCCTCCGGCTCGGGCCGATGGGCCGGCCAGTATTTTGCGCGCACCGTGTCTCCCGCGACATGGACCTTTTGCCAGATCCAGCCCGTTTCGTTCCACGCGTCGGTGACCAGACCTTCCGCGATCGCTTCGGCCAGCGCGCGGTCCTCACCGTTCGCCGTGGCTTCGCGGAAGGAAAGGCCCGTGTCGTTGTCCTGCTCCAGCCAGAGGTGGGGCCGCATGGTCTTGGTATTGTGCTCCTCATCCAGCCGGTCGCCGAAGGCCGCGCCGAAGAGAATCACGCCATCGGCGTCTTCCGTAGCCGCCGCGCGCTCGCGGTAGAGGGCGACCCACGTCCCTTCCGGAAGGCGGGCGTCTTTCGCGAGCAGGAGCGCCAGCGTGCCCGAGAGCCGGATGGCCTCGGGGCCGTACCCGGGCGGGCAGTCGTCCAGTTGAACAATTCCGGCCCGGACGTCGCCCTCGTAATCGAGGAAATCCCACGCGTCCAGCGCCCCCGCGTTCTCAAAGGCGGCGCCATGCGTACAGAGCGCGAGCAAGACCATAGCAACGAAAGCGACACGCATCGATAACTCCCATCCATCAGAATTCATATCTTCGATGGTAGCAGTTTTTAGAGGCATTGCCGCAAGGCGCTCGTATGGGTGGCGCGAGAGATCGGGGAAACCTAAATGGACCGTGCTACGTATGCTGCATCCGCCACGCGAATCTCGTGCAATTGTGCAATCGTAATGCATAATTGCGCAAGGCAGCCGTGGGCCGCGACCAAAGAAATGATCACCACGAAGGGCGCGAAGACCACGAAGGAAAGAAGCTGGAGAAGGATTGATATTCACGCGAAGGCGCAAATACGCAAAGGTGCTGGTGTGGGCTTCATGCGTTTTTGAAGCGAGTGAATCACGAATCCACGTAGAGCAGCAACCGCGTGTCGCAACCCGATATTCAACTACGAATGCACACGAATTGATACGAATCGCGTGCAATTCGGAATGTCCAGTTGTTAGACTCGGCGCATTAAAGGCAAAGGGCCGTAGTGACGCCGCGTAGCATTGAAAAACACGTACGAACTATTGATATGGAGATCCATCCCATGGGTAAATCGACTTCGGCTCCAGTCAGCCGCCGTTTCTTTCTGGCCGCCGCTTCGGTGTCGGTGGCGTGGCCGTTCGCGGCGATGGGCCACGCCGGGGCGCCGGAACGCAAGGTCCTTTCGGGGGACTACCCCTTCAAGCTCGGGGTGGCGTCGGGCGATCCCGCGCCGGACGGCGTGGTGCTCTGGACGCGCCTGGCCCCGGATCCGCTGAATGGTGGGGGGATGCCGCCGGAGGACGCGCTGGTGCGCTGGCAGGTGGCGGAGGACGAGGGCATGGGGAAGGTGGTGCGGAGCGGCTTGGCCACGGCGCCGGCGGAGTGGGGGCATTCCGTGCACGTGGAAGTGCAGGGGCTTCAGCCCGACCGGGTGTATTGGTACCGCTTCGAGGCGGGCGGCGAGACCAGCCCGGTGGGGCGGACGCGGACGGCCCCGGCCGGCCACGCGATGCTGGATCGGCTGCGCTTCGCCTTTGCCTCGTGCCAGCACTATGAAACCGGCTACTACAACGCGTACCGCGACATGGCGCAAGACGATCTGCACGCGGTGGTGCATCTGGGGGACTATATCTACGAGTACGGGCCGAATGCGGACCGGGTGCGGCAGCACAACAGCCCGGAGATCGTGTCGCTGGAGGATTACCGCAACCGCTACGCGCTCTACAAGCTCGATCCGGATCTGCAGGCGGCGCACCAGGCTTTCCCGTGGATTGTGACGTGGGACGACCACGAATTCGACAACAATTACGCCGGCCTGGTGTCCGAGGAGGAAGGGGTGGACCCCGCGGCGTTCATGGCGCGGCGTGCGGCCGCCTACCAGGCCTACTACGAGAATATGCCCCTGCGGCGATCGGCATTGCCGCGCGGGCCGTTCATGCCGCTGTATCGCGGCGTGTCCTACGGCCTGCTGGCGCAGTTTTCCGTGCTGGATACGCGCCAGTACCGCAGCGACCAGCCGTGTGGCGATGGGAACAAGACGCCCTGCGACGGGGTGTTCGATCCGGACGCGAGCCTGCTGGGTCCGGTGCAGGAGAAGTGGCTGTGCGATGGACTCGCCGCGTCGCCGGCGCGCTGGAACGTTCTCGCGCAACAGGTAATGATGGCGCGGGTGGATCGCGCTCCGGGGGATGCGGTGGCCTGGAGCATGGACCAGTGGGCGGGCTATGACGTCGGGCGGACGCGGCTGCTTGAATTCCTTCGGGACCGGCAGGTATCGAACCCGGTGGTGATTACGGGCGATATTCACACGAACTGGGTGAACGATCTCAAGGTCAATTTCGACGATATGGCCGCGCCGGCGGTGGCTACGGAATTCGTCGGCACGTCGATTACGTCCGGTGGCGACGGGTCCGAGAAGCGGAAGGACACCGACGGCGTGCTCGCGGACAACCCGTTTGTGAAGTTCTACAACGCGGAGCGGGGCTATGTGCGGTGCGAGGTCACGCCGGACGCGTGGCGAACGGATTTTCGCGTGGCGCCGATCGTAAGCAAGCCGGGGGAGCCATGTCTGACGCGGGCGTCGTTCGTGCTGGAAAACGGGCGGCCGGGCGCGGAGCGGGTCTAAACGCGCGGGAGCGGTTCAGAACTCGGCCCTACGAATGCGCATGACACCTGGAATGGCAGGCGCCGTGTGTCCGGGGGCGTCACAAAGATCTAACATTTCGCGAATACTTCATTGACCGGGGTGTAGTATCTTGCGGGTGCCGCGACAAATGGCGGCGTGGAGATTCAGTCGATGACGAATGAAAAGTCCTGGCCGGCGGCGTCCGCCTGCGCGCAGGGAGAGGAAGGCGGTATCACGTTGCTGGAGGCGTACAGCGTCCTGGCGAAAAAGAGCGGGGCGAATGCGACGCTCGAAATCCCGTTTCCCGGCCATCCGAGTGGATCGGACGCCGAAGGCCGTTTCTGGGGGGTGCGTATACAGAAGGCGGGATAGCGGCCTGTGTCCCTTGCGGGGGGGGAAGGCCGGCGTTCCCTCGGGCTCAGCAGGAGCGTCCGCCTTCGCTTTCCGGGGCCAAGCGCAGGGGCGGGAGCGGGGCGGGGGCGACGCCGCGCGCGCGTTTCCACATCAGTAGCGCTTCAACGATCATCCAGGCCTGGAGAGCTTCCACGAGGCACCCCAGCGCGACCAGCAACATGTTGCCGTCCCGGTAGAACCCGAAGATCTGGTGCGTCATGGCCCAGGCGGGCAGAACGATCATCAGGCAGAGCGGCGCGGCGAGGAAATAGACCGGCTTGTTGTGGCGGATGAGGTAAAACGCGATCACCAGGAAGGCGAGGCCGGCGAGGAGCTGGTTAATCGCGCCGAAAAGCGGCCACAAGATGAGTCCGCCCGATCCGGGGCCGGCGGGGCCGGAAATCATCGCCATGACGCCGGCGGAAACCACCGCGAAGCCCGTGGCCACATACTTGTCCTTGAGCGGATGGATGCGCAGCGCGCCGCCAAGTTCCTGGAGCACGTAGCGCTGAAGGCGCGTGGCGGTGTCGAGCGTGGTCGCCGCGAAACAGGCCACCATCACCGCGATAATCCCGACGCCCAGGTCGAGCGGTACGCCCAGCGCCCCGATCATGTTCGCGCCGCCATCCACGAAGGCGCCCACGCTCTCGGCCAGCTTCATATCCTGCCAGTTGCCCGAATAGTACTGGTTCCACGCGGGGAGCCCGGTCAGGCCGCCGCCCTTCGTTGTGCCCATGCCGAGGCCGGCGGTGCAGGCGAGAATGACAAGCACGGCCAGGGCGCCTTCGAGCAGCATGGCGCCGTAGCCCACGTATTGGGCGTCGGTTTCCTTCTCCAGCTGTTTCGAGGAGGTGCCCGAGGCCACGACACAGTGGAACCCGGAGATGGCGCCGCAGGCGATCGTGATAAAGAGGAAGGGAATAATCGGCGGCGCGCCGGTGACATCGCCGTGGTAGGCCGGGGCGACGAGTTCGGGGCGGGCGACGATCAGGCCGGCCATGAGCAGAAACAGGGCCACCAGCAACTGGTGCGAGTTGATGTAGTCGCGCGGTTGCAGCAGCACCCAGACCGGCAGCACGCTGGCGAAAAAGCAGTAGATCAGGAGAACGATGGTCCACATAACAACAGAAGAGCCGAAGCCCTGCAACAGCGTGGCTTCCGCCCCCGCGTACAACGGCAGATTGCTGAAAGGTATCGGGATATTCCACCGAACGCCCGCGTAGATGGCCAGGTAGACGATGAACAGGCACACGAGGGAGGGGGCGAGCAGGGCGCCGTTGAAGCGGTAGAGCCAGAAACCGAGCGCGACCGCCAGCGGCATCGCGATCCAGACGGACAGGACGCTCTGCGGGTATTCGGAAAAAATCACGGCGATGACCAGGCCGAAGATCGCCAGGACCACGGTCAGCGCGAAGAAGAGGATCAACAGAAAGAGAAGCCGGGCCCGGGGCGAGATCATTCGGCCGGCGACATCGCCGATGGTCTGGCCGCGCGAGCGCAGGGAGACGACGAGCGATCCAAGATCGTGGACCGCGCCGATGAAGATGGACCCGAAAACGACCCAGAGCAGGGCAGGCAGCCAGCCCCAGAACACCGCGATCGCCGGCCCGACTATGGGGCCGGTGCCCGCGATCGACGTGAAATGGTGGCCGAAGACGATCGCCCTCCGCGTGGGGACGTAGTCGACCCCGTCCCGCAGTTCGGCGGAGGGGACCGGCGCATTTGGGTCGAGCCCGAAAATCTTGCGGGCCAGAAAGCGCCCGTACGTGTTGTAGGCGACGATGAATCCAACAAAAGAAAGAATGGCGACCAGCAGGGTGCCCATGGTGTGTACTCTCCGGAGACGCGTTCGTTTGCCGTTGCTGCATGAAGCAGGGCAGCATTGTATATGTTTTTTGGGAAAAATGCATGTGCCGGCGAAGCGTTTCGCCGTGCCGCGCGGTTTGGCGGGAGCCGTTTCGCAGATATGTCAAGAGTGTTTATTCCGGCCCGGCTTTCTGCTATGCTAGCCCCCGGAATGATCTGTTGTTGAACCCTTAACCCAAATGAGAACAACAGGATGAGCGAGCAGAAGAAACCGGAAGTACCCGCGCCCGCCGGGCGCTCCGACCTCGCCAAGGCCATCGGCGGGTTCCAGCCGGGCGATGTGATCGCCGAACGCTACCAGGTGGTGCGCATGCTTGGGAAGGGCGGCATGGGCATTGTGTACCTGGCGAACGACCTCAAGCGGGACCGGCAGGTGGCCCTGAAGACGCTCCTGCCCCAGTACGCCACGAATCAGCAGGCCGTCGGCCGCTTCGTGCGCGAGGTGAACGCCGTTCGCCAGCTTAACCACCCGGGGATCGTAAAGATCCTCGCCGCGCGCCAGTATAAGTCGCTCCTGTACTACACG encodes:
- a CDS encoding alkaline phosphatase D family protein — translated: MEIHPMGKSTSAPVSRRFFLAAASVSVAWPFAAMGHAGAPERKVLSGDYPFKLGVASGDPAPDGVVLWTRLAPDPLNGGGMPPEDALVRWQVAEDEGMGKVVRSGLATAPAEWGHSVHVEVQGLQPDRVYWYRFEAGGETSPVGRTRTAPAGHAMLDRLRFAFASCQHYETGYYNAYRDMAQDDLHAVVHLGDYIYEYGPNADRVRQHNSPEIVSLEDYRNRYALYKLDPDLQAAHQAFPWIVTWDDHEFDNNYAGLVSEEEGVDPAAFMARRAAAYQAYYENMPLRRSALPRGPFMPLYRGVSYGLLAQFSVLDTRQYRSDQPCGDGNKTPCDGVFDPDASLLGPVQEKWLCDGLAASPARWNVLAQQVMMARVDRAPGDAVAWSMDQWAGYDVGRTRLLEFLRDRQVSNPVVITGDIHTNWVNDLKVNFDDMAAPAVATEFVGTSITSGGDGSEKRKDTDGVLADNPFVKFYNAERGYVRCEVTPDAWRTDFRVAPIVSKPGEPCLTRASFVLENGRPGAERV
- a CDS encoding Gfo/Idh/MocA family oxidoreductase translates to MNEVTRRNFMKAAGATAGFAIATGYNPLSYGQTDKVRVGCIGTGGQGNFHLQDGIWGTDDIEVVAVCDVYEPHQRGGVLNGWIANAQIVIEGGRPTAEQRETLKGFKRPTPYYDYKEMIEKENLDAVIISTGLAEHYEPTMYALDQGLYVFCEKTMCFDIEEGRNVVKKAHEKGKWVQVGHQRRYNPNYNLAMKRFLEEGWLGRVNHMEMQWHRNNAGRRVVDNSYEFNEMEKKFIKTDLERHLNWRLYEDLSGGLSTELLTHSVDIANWFCGCVPNKVYASGGIDYWRDGRTCADNISVLYDYNISRSRGTFVSIDGRNEYQNVFEINKPYTVRCFYSCILANAKKGASEMIMGDKGAIEMTEDRGCWFTQEPWAKPLTEEQKEEIRQRLEAFNEATKDMSAQEKEAYKLTNAITRLESNEGNAGELFAAEGSETTADVHQFRAFTHHIKNGGRPRTNEMVGLGSTIVSMAAVKAIRDGVTVDIDPAWFEFDFDEPSAIEYDTDAKPIQVTQA
- a CDS encoding carbon starvation protein A, whose protein sequence is MGTLLVAILSFVGFIVAYNTYGRFLARKIFGLDPNAPVPSAELRDGVDYVPTRRAIVFGHHFTSIAGTGPIVGPAIAVFWGWLPALLWVVFGSIFIGAVHDLGSLVVSLRSRGQTIGDVAGRMISPRARLLFLLILFFALTVVLAIFGLVIAVIFSEYPQSVLSVWIAMPLAVALGFWLYRFNGALLAPSLVCLFIVYLAIYAGVRWNIPIPFSNLPLYAGAEATLLQGFGSSVVMWTIVLLIYCFFASVLPVWVLLQPRDYINSHQLLVALFLLMAGLIVARPELVAPAYHGDVTGAPPIIPFLFITIACGAISGFHCVVASGTSSKQLEKETDAQYVGYGAMLLEGALAVLVILACTAGLGMGTTKGGGLTGLPAWNQYYSGNWQDMKLAESVGAFVDGGANMIGALGVPLDLGVGIIAVMVACFAATTLDTATRLQRYVLQELGGALRIHPLKDKYVATGFAVVSAGVMAMISGPAGPGSGGLILWPLFGAINQLLAGLAFLVIAFYLIRHNKPVYFLAAPLCLMIVLPAWAMTHQIFGFYRDGNMLLVALGCLVEALQAWMIVEALLMWKRARGVAPAPLPPLRLAPESEGGRSC
- a CDS encoding YceI family protein, which produces MKAIQILTALALVAAITVLPGCENKPADDIPRAVTNTEAPAEAPAEAPAEAPMEAAPAEAPAEAAPAPEAAAPAGEPVTFAIVPNDENVIGFTGYKVTGKQQGGWAEYDGSVTLATGAIESAAINITIEMQSLFSGSTMLTDTLLTESWFNAKEFPQASFTSSKVEKAGDAYNVSGDLTLRGVTKNITFPAQISVDGDTLSTQAKFAVNRSDWGIKDTGFAGDLVEDEVVIEFSVVANKA